Genomic window (Candidatus Neomarinimicrobiota bacterium):
GGATAGCCAGAAAATGAATTCGGTAAAGTTTTTGTTTCATTATTAAATTTTGTTTCATTATTAAATATTGAGTCATGTTAGTCTTGAGCGGGCGATGAGAATCGAACTCACGTCACGAGCTTGGGAAGCTCGGGTAATAACCATTATACGACGCCCGCGTTAGGACAGAATTTATAGCATAAAAAACACCTCCCCCAGCGTTTCCATTCCAAATTATTTCCAAATCAATCAGTCTCCCTCGGTGAACATTATCATACCTATTATTTTTGTTCATTCTCTTTCCATTCTCCACCCAAAAATATTGAGTTTAGCGTGTGGACAAATTGTGGATAACTTTTTATAGTAACTTTTTTCTCGACGGTGTTTTCATTTTTTTTACTTTTGTTCTTGGGTATTTTTTTCGGTGAATATATATTGGCCGTGCCAACCAAGAGAATTATTACTTTTTCGATTGTCAGCCTAAGTAAACCTCGTTTTTTAATAATATAAATCCACATACCAAGCAAGGAATCTATATAAAATGGCTGAAGCTATTGAACTCAACTTTCCCGTAGGAAAAACCACCTCGGGTGAACTCAATACCATAGTTGAGGAGACGGTTCGTGAACTTACAAAAGAAGTTGACGGACAGGATGCCTCTAACGAATTCACACCCTATCGTATCGAAAACTATTATAAAGGCGACACCCTCGGCGCCGACATTCTCAAAAACAAATATCTAGCCCCATGGGAGAGTCATCCCTATGAGCTGTGGCAGCGTCAGGCAAAAGCATTAGCTTCTGTTGAACGGACCAAAAAGCTTAAAGACACATGGGAACAGAAATTCTATTCTATTCTGGAAGATTTTAAATTCACTCCTGGTGGGCGAATTATGCACGGTGCCGGACGGGAAGATATTACAACAACATTGAATAACTGTTACGTCGTTGGTATCCAAGATGATTCCATTAGTTCCATTTACAAGACCATCGAAGAAGAAGCAAGAACCTATAAATATGGCGGTGGATGCGGCCATGATTTGTCTGTTCTACGACCTTCTGGTGATGCAATCTTAGGCACAGGCGGTGCATCTTGTGGACCAGTAGGGTTTATGAACCTGTTCAGCGAAAATACCAATACCATCGCCCAGCATGGCCGACGTGGTGCTAATATGCAGACACTCCGAATCGATCATCCTGATATTGAAAAATTCATCGAAATCAAAACCGGCGATATCAATATGGTGAAGTATTCCAACATTTCTGTCCTATTGACACATGAATTCATGGAAGCTGTGGAAAATGATACAGAGTTTGACCTCCAATGGAATGATAAAGTTTATAAAACAGTGAGCGCGCGTCACTTATGGAATACCATTATTAAGCATGCACACACCAGCGCTGAACCAGGCCTTCTCTTTTGGGACACCATGACCGATTACCATAATGCAGAATATTGTAGTCCGTTGGTATCCACAAACCCTTGTGCAGAACAACCACTCCCAGATGGCGGTTGTTGTAACCTTGGTTCTTTAAACCTGGATAGGTTCGTCGATAATGAAGGCAATTTCATGATTGATGAATTCAAAGACACAGTCGTTATTGCTACACGCTTTTTAGATAACGTCATTGATTACAATTTGGATCGCCATGCACTTGAATCCCAGAAACAAAATGCAGCCAACGACCGCCGCATAGGTTTAGGCATCCTTGGACTGGGCGATATGCTTGTCCGGATGGGTATCAAGTATGATAGCGAAGATGCGCTACAAACTATTGATCAAGTGATGCAGATATTTCGTGACACTGCATACGATACGAGTGTTGAGCTAGGTAAGGAAAAAAATGCATATCCCAACTTTGACTGGGCAGGATATCGCAAAAGTAAATTCATTAAGGAGTTACCACGCCACCTCAAAGATAAGATCAAAGAGGATGGCATTCGGAATTCCACCATACTGACAGTACCGCCTACAGGCAGTGGCGCTATCGTGGCTCGTGTCACTTCTGGTATTGAACCAATCTTTGCCACATCCTACAAACGACGTGTCAAAAAGAATGATGGTTTTGGCCGTGAATTCAACGAGTACAAAGTGTATCATCCGATTATTGAAAAACTATTCGGGAGTGATGAGAATCTGCCAGACTTTGTAATAACAGCCCATGACATTGATCCTTATTTCCGTGTTAAAATGCAGGGTGTTATTCAAAAATATATCGATAGTTCTATCTCATCCACCGTAAACCTCCAGGAAGATATTAAACTAGAAACAGTAGGCGACATCT
Coding sequences:
- a CDS encoding adenosylcobalamin-dependent ribonucleoside-diphosphate reductase, translated to MAEAIELNFPVGKTTSGELNTIVEETVRELTKEVDGQDASNEFTPYRIENYYKGDTLGADILKNKYLAPWESHPYELWQRQAKALASVERTKKLKDTWEQKFYSILEDFKFTPGGRIMHGAGREDITTTLNNCYVVGIQDDSISSIYKTIEEEARTYKYGGGCGHDLSVLRPSGDAILGTGGASCGPVGFMNLFSENTNTIAQHGRRGANMQTLRIDHPDIEKFIEIKTGDINMVKYSNISVLLTHEFMEAVENDTEFDLQWNDKVYKTVSARHLWNTIIKHAHTSAEPGLLFWDTMTDYHNAEYCSPLVSTNPCAEQPLPDGGCCNLGSLNLDRFVDNEGNFMIDEFKDTVVIATRFLDNVIDYNLDRHALESQKQNAANDRRIGLGILGLGDMLVRMGIKYDSEDALQTIDQVMQIFRDTAYDTSVELGKEKNAYPNFDWAGYRKSKFIKELPRHLKDKIKEDGIRNSTILTVPPTGSGAIVARVTSGIEPIFATSYKRRVKKNDGFGREFNEYKVYHPIIEKLFGSDENLPDFVITAHDIDPYFRVKMQGVIQKYIDSSISSTVNLQEDIKLETVGDIYMTAYKAGLKGITVYREGSREGILITDKKEDKNTEKKNIASSEEPQIVEAKTAEEKRPRIRPKTTEGITRRIRTGEGTLYITINQDENGLCEVFTAIGKAGGNAAAQSEAISRLISLALRSGIDPNAVIKQLKGISGPNPTWEDGRLILSTPDAIGKALDDYLNENPNAQGSNTNSALEEDSRKTPITMATSEEATQHQQEMTDFTFKNISTCPDCGSSVMHEGGCVTCPGCGFSKCE